The Paramormyrops kingsleyae isolate MSU_618 chromosome 11, PKINGS_0.4, whole genome shotgun sequence genome includes a window with the following:
- the nptnb gene encoding neuroplastin b, giving the protein LFHDHSSCRWGGLSSWSLQTCSLISPRTSSSARGPRSSSPVAPKRPAPPAGFVKSPLSETKLTGDTFELYCDVVGSPTPEIQWWYAETNRADAFKQLWDGARKRRVSIDAAYGANGVSVLGVTRLTLEDSGTYECRASNDPRRNDMRQNPALTWIRAQATVTVLQSE; this is encoded by the coding sequence CTCTTCCATGATCACTCCTCATGTCGTTGGGGGGGTCTTTCCTCCTGGTCCCTCCAAACCTGCTCTCTGATTTCACCCCGTACCTCCTCCTCGGCCCGTGGTCCTCGTTCCTCCTCCCCGGTCGCCCCGAAACGCCCCGCACCTCCAGCCGGGTTCGTGAAGTCGCCCCTGTCTGAGACCAAGCTGACGGGGGACACCTTCGAGCTGTACTGCGACGTGGTCGGCAGCCCCACCCCGGAGATCCAGTGGTGGTACGCCGAGACCAACCGCGCCGACGCCTTCAAGCAGCTGTGGGACGGGGCGCGCAAGCGGCGCGTCTCCATCGACGCGGCGTACGGCGCCAACGGCGTGAGCGTGCTGGGCGTCACGCGTCTCACGCTGGAGGACTCGGGGACCTACGAGTGCCGGGCCAGCAACGACCCGCGGCGCAACGACATGCGCCAGAACCCCGCCCTCACCTGGATCCGGGCGCAGGCCACCGTCACCGTGCTGCAGAGTGAGTGA
- the LOC111847979 gene encoding neuroplastin-like, producing the protein MPCPAMLLVVFSTVSVLHSARAQNEPRINASDHMVLSLESHSNPPIILQCNLTSASSNHKESYWMKNGEEIAGTRFKLKLTEYKLNKPRPDDAGEYMCVYTFEMAPDANATIEVKASPEITGHKRSDNKNEGQSALLYCKSVGYPHPVWTWRKLEGGILMDIENSSGRFFINNKDNYSELQITHLDIGTDPGEYRCNATNIIGTASMVCILRVRSHLAPLWPFLGVLAEIIILVIIIVIYEKRKRPDEVPDDDEPAGPMKTNSTNNHKDKNLRQRTTN; encoded by the exons ATGCCCTGTCCGGCGATGCTTCTGGTCGTCTTCTCCACCGTCTCGGTGCTGCATTCCGCCCGGGCGCAGAACG AGCCCCGGATCAACGCCTCGGATCACATGGTACTCTCTTTGGAGTCCCACAGCAATCCTCCCATCATACTGCAGTGCAACTTGACCAGCGCCTCCAGCAACCACAAAGAGAGCTACTGGATGAAGAACGGCGAGGAGATCGCAGGGACCCGCTTCAAGCTCAAGCTGACTGAGTACAA ACTGAACAAACCAAGACCTGATGATGCTGGGGAGTACATGTGCGTCTACACCTTCGAAATGGCACCTGACGCCAACGCCACCATCGAGGTGAAAG CCTCTCCTGAGATAACCGGTCACAAGAGGAGCGACAATAAGAATGAGGGACAGAGCGCACTGCTGTACTGCAAGTCTGTGGGTTACCCCCATCCTGTGTGGACTTGGCGCAAGCTTGAGGGGGGAATCTTAATG GATATTGAGAACTCCAGTGGTCGCTTTTTCATCAACAACAAGGACAACTATTCAGAGCTGCAGATCACGCACCTAGACATCGGCACAGACCCGGGCGAGTACCGGTGTAACGCCACCAACATCATCGGCACGGCCTCCATGGTCTGCATCCTGCGGGTGCGCAGTCACCTGGCTCCCCTCTGGCCCTTCCTGGGCGTTCTGGCCGAGATCATTATCCTGGTGATCATCATCGTCATTTACGAGAAGCGCAAGCGGCCGGACGAGGTGCCCGACG